A part of Desulfovibrio sp. Huiquan2017 genomic DNA contains:
- a CDS encoding Dabb family protein — MVRHIVMWTLKDEVEGKTAIENGAKMKDILEALKGRIEGLRHIEVSTEIVAADPECHVILCSEHDDVDALNHYQDHPEHQACVAFVKKVASGRKVVDYVI, encoded by the coding sequence GTGGTCAGACATATCGTCATGTGGACGTTGAAGGATGAGGTCGAAGGTAAGACGGCAATCGAAAATGGCGCGAAGATGAAGGATATCCTGGAAGCCCTCAAGGGGCGTATCGAGGGGCTCCGGCATATCGAGGTCAGTACGGAGATCGTGGCCGCCGATCCCGAGTGCCACGTCATCCTGTGCTCCGAGCACGACGATGTGGATGCCCTGAACCATTACCAGGATCACCCCGAACATCAAGCCTGTGTCGCCTTCGTGAAGAAGGTGGCTTCCGGCCGCAAGGTCGTGGATTACGTAATTTGA
- a CDS encoding transferase, which translates to MEKLEELFDHIASRVNVNLKPMGVDVRTILQNSIPRERHLLYYAFYALTEDHPISFKFKNSNLAGTYFLGRTLVDSSVLYKSNVRGDELKRKGDVVEFNGVKTKLFYDEVIRIINSYLVKTLVHNNSKNPETPEVFRILNSAAMHYSNIHGTTLEGVYLGAFATADLSIMHNCVIGDFAYVQAGDLSRLTVEPGRVWIKSGDLFEFNYLYPEGVIEQYVKLDQNGHLTGKFVDYVDEFKEDFVPIYSTARPENDHIVPETAYVSPYAVLKGRCEVGENALIVQRAHVEDSFIGKGSNAQENCYIKNSVYEGNNVTAHGGKVIWTTVGKNVFVGFNSFIHGRQDCPITIGRDSIVMPHTIIDAEECIEIPDNSAIWGYVTKQADLKTQCIDLDELAKAGDLTLGNATFKGNGKAFVDAFRHRIDHIREENGAYFDGSDNTRGHAQKTRDAAFNILQPFQSGKDAGMYPTMTIGD; encoded by the coding sequence ATGGAAAAACTCGAAGAACTGTTCGATCACATAGCGTCCAGGGTAAACGTCAATCTCAAGCCCATGGGCGTTGACGTCCGCACCATCCTCCAAAACTCCATTCCGCGAGAACGCCATCTCCTGTACTACGCGTTCTATGCCCTGACCGAGGACCACCCCATCAGCTTCAAATTCAAAAACTCCAACCTCGCCGGGACCTACTTCCTGGGCCGGACCCTGGTGGACAGCTCGGTCCTCTACAAATCCAACGTGCGCGGCGACGAACTCAAGCGCAAGGGCGACGTGGTCGAGTTCAACGGAGTCAAGACCAAGCTTTTCTATGACGAGGTCATTCGAATCATCAATTCCTACCTGGTCAAAACCCTGGTCCACAACAACTCCAAAAACCCCGAAACGCCCGAAGTCTTCCGCATCCTCAACTCGGCGGCCATGCACTACTCCAACATCCACGGGACCACGCTCGAAGGCGTCTATCTCGGGGCCTTCGCCACCGCCGACCTGTCCATCATGCACAACTGCGTCATCGGCGACTTCGCCTACGTCCAGGCGGGTGACCTCTCCAGGCTGACCGTGGAGCCCGGCCGGGTCTGGATCAAATCCGGCGACCTGTTCGAATTCAACTACCTCTACCCCGAAGGGGTCATCGAGCAGTACGTCAAGCTGGACCAGAACGGCCACCTGACCGGCAAATTCGTGGACTACGTGGACGAATTCAAGGAGGACTTCGTGCCCATCTACTCCACGGCCCGGCCCGAAAACGACCACATCGTGCCGGAAACCGCCTACGTCTCCCCCTACGCGGTCCTCAAGGGCCGATGCGAGGTGGGCGAGAACGCGCTCATCGTGCAGCGCGCCCACGTGGAGGACTCCTTCATCGGCAAGGGGTCCAACGCCCAGGAGAACTGCTATATCAAAAACTCGGTCTACGAAGGCAACAACGTCACCGCGCACGGCGGCAAGGTCATCTGGACCACGGTGGGCAAAAACGTCTTCGTGGGCTTCAATTCCTTCATCCATGGGCGGCAGGACTGCCCCATCACCATTGGCCGCGACTCCATCGTCATGCCTCATACCATCATCGACGCCGAGGAGTGCATCGAAATACCCGACAACTCGGCCATCTGGGGATACGTCACCAAGCAGGCCGACCTCAAGACCCAGTGCATCGACCTGGACGAACTGGCCAAGGCCGGGGACCTCACCCTGGGCAACGCCACCTTCAAGGGCAACGGAAAGGCTTTCGTTGATGCGTTCAGACATCGCATCGACCATATACGTGAAGAAAACGGCGCATACTTCGACGGGTCCGACAATACCCGCGGACATGCCCAAAAGACTCGGGATGCCGCCTTCAATATCCTTCAGCCCTTCCAATCGGGCAAGGATGCTGGCATGTATCCGACAATGACCATCGGGGATTAA
- the nhaB gene encoding sodium/proton antiporter NhaB, producing MPQTLTQAFSKNFLGSAPSWYKMAIIAFLVINPILMITAGPFISGWVLIAEFIFTLAMALKCYPLPAGGLLAIEAVIMGMTSPRTVYQEALTNFPVILLLIFMVAGIYFMKDFLQYTFTRILTRVQSKTIISLLFCFAGAFLSAFLDALTVTAVIIAVAYGFYNVYHRFASGKPMNCDHDLCSDETVKEQNRADLREFRAFLRNLMMHGAVGTALGGVCTLVGEPQNLLIGEVMGWHFVPFFLNVAHVSMPVLAVGMLTCVLVEQFHIFGYGAKLPGNIRSHLLETAMEMESKRGLQGKAQLVVQALIGIWLISALAFHLAEVGIIGLSVIVLLTAFNGFTDEHQLGPAFEEALPFTALLVVFFAIVGVIHDQHLFAPVMHFVLGLEGQTQLAAYYAANGLLSMISDNVFVATVYISETKMHFVQLLGTVPGVADAAALMDKLTDPHLVRTDVIASLPAGIQDQVAKMMTHFDHLAVAINTGTNIPSVATPNGQAAFLFLLTSALAPVIRLSYGRMVVLALPYTITMSITGLAATYFFSW from the coding sequence ATGCCTCAGACACTGACCCAGGCCTTTAGCAAAAACTTCCTCGGCAGCGCGCCCAGCTGGTACAAAATGGCCATTATCGCCTTTTTGGTGATAAACCCCATCCTCATGATAACGGCCGGGCCGTTCATCTCGGGCTGGGTGTTGATCGCGGAATTCATCTTCACCCTGGCCATGGCGCTCAAATGCTATCCCCTGCCGGCGGGCGGCTTGCTGGCCATCGAGGCCGTCATCATGGGGATGACCTCGCCCAGGACCGTTTACCAGGAGGCCCTGACCAACTTCCCGGTCATCCTGCTCCTGATCTTCATGGTCGCGGGCATCTACTTCATGAAGGACTTCCTGCAGTACACCTTCACCCGAATCCTCACCCGCGTGCAGTCCAAGACCATTATCTCGCTGCTCTTCTGCTTCGCAGGCGCGTTCCTGTCCGCCTTCCTGGACGCCCTGACCGTCACGGCCGTGATCATCGCCGTGGCCTATGGGTTCTACAACGTGTACCACCGCTTCGCCTCGGGCAAGCCCATGAACTGCGACCACGACCTCTGCTCCGACGAGACCGTCAAGGAGCAGAACCGGGCGGACCTCCGGGAATTCCGTGCCTTCCTGCGCAACCTGATGATGCACGGCGCCGTCGGCACCGCGCTGGGCGGCGTCTGCACCCTGGTGGGCGAGCCCCAGAACCTGCTCATCGGCGAGGTTATGGGCTGGCACTTCGTGCCCTTTTTCCTCAACGTGGCCCACGTCTCCATGCCGGTCCTGGCCGTAGGTATGCTGACCTGTGTGCTCGTGGAACAGTTCCACATCTTCGGCTACGGCGCGAAACTGCCGGGCAACATCCGCTCCCACCTGCTCGAGACCGCCATGGAAATGGAATCCAAGCGCGGCCTTCAGGGCAAGGCCCAACTCGTGGTCCAAGCCCTGATCGGCATCTGGCTGATCTCCGCCCTGGCCTTCCACTTGGCCGAAGTCGGCATCATCGGCCTGTCCGTCATCGTCCTGCTGACCGCCTTCAACGGATTCACCGACGAGCACCAGCTCGGCCCCGCCTTCGAGGAGGCCCTGCCCTTCACCGCCCTGCTCGTGGTCTTCTTCGCCATCGTCGGCGTCATCCACGACCAGCACCTGTTCGCCCCGGTCATGCACTTCGTCCTCGGGCTGGAAGGCCAGACCCAGCTCGCCGCGTACTACGCGGCCAACGGCCTGCTCTCCATGATCTCGGACAATGTCTTCGTGGCCACGGTGTACATCTCCGAGACCAAGATGCACTTCGTCCAGCTCCTGGGCACTGTCCCCGGCGTGGCCGACGCCGCCGCTCTGATGGACAAGCTGACCGATCCGCACCTGGTGCGCACCGACGTCATCGCCTCCCTGCCCGCAGGCATCCAGGACCAGGTCGCCAAGATGATGACCCACTTCGACCATCTGGCCGTGGCCATCAACACCGGCACGAACATCCCGTCCGTGGCCACCCCCAACGGCCAGGCCGCCTTCCTGTTCCTTCTGACCTCGGCGCTGGCTCCGGTCATCCGTCTGTCTTACGGACGCATGGTTGTCCTGGCCCTGCCCTACACCATCACCATGTCCATCACCGGTCTGGCCGCCACCTACTTCTTCTCCTGGTAG
- a CDS encoding CBS domain-containing protein: MKVKELMIPVDDYLTLGKDASLGDVAATLKNGGHRDVLILDDQGAFAGVLSMSDMITALEPNYKKLFKKDLISDTLSNRYVAEQFKEFNLWADTLTNICARGVRIKVTDAMHVPAEDHYIEEDSDIEHGVHMYMVGTPQPLIVRNNGQVTGVLRMSDVFNEIVGRMNTCALTD; encoded by the coding sequence ATGAAAGTCAAAGAATTGATGATTCCGGTGGACGACTACCTGACGCTGGGCAAGGATGCCTCGCTCGGCGACGTGGCCGCCACGCTCAAAAACGGCGGACACCGGGATGTTCTCATCCTAGATGACCAGGGCGCCTTTGCCGGGGTCCTGAGCATGTCCGACATGATCACCGCGCTGGAGCCGAATTACAAAAAACTCTTCAAGAAAGATCTGATCAGCGACACGCTTTCCAACCGCTACGTCGCCGAGCAGTTCAAGGAATTCAATCTCTGGGCAGACACCCTGACCAACATCTGTGCCCGAGGCGTCAGGATCAAGGTCACGGACGCCATGCATGTCCCCGCGGAGGACCATTACATAGAGGAAGACAGCGACATCGAACACGGCGTGCACATGTACATGGTCGGCACGCCTCAGCCGTTAATCGTCCGCAACAACGGCCAGGTCACCGGCGTGCTGCGCATGTCGGACGTCTTCAACGAAATAGTCGGCCGCATGAACACCTGCGCCCTGACCGACTAG
- a CDS encoding SLC13 family permease, with product METARTVKSNFDWKRLVFMLTGVLLFTIVYFSSPWPDAIDPMGEHFPLSLQAKGAIAVFLLAGTWWVFEVVPIGVTSLMIGILQVMFLIRPAKVAFKDFMDPSVLFIFASIMIGLVFTKTGLTKRLAYKMLDIVGERTSMIYLGVFVVTAALTHIMAHTAVAATIYPLLLAIYALYGEGDRPTKFGKGLFIGMAYVAGAGSIVTLLGAARGAVALGFFKEIVGVDVGFFQLTYYMAPIGWGMTFLLWGFFMIVCKPEKDRIPGLREKARELNAKMGSLTREEILAAVIVASVIIIMSLRAFIPALKAVDKTAIILCSSVLFFIFKILDLKDLEDIPWNIILLFAGAMSIGFCLWETGAAKWMAVNWLVMFQEANWFIFVMSIAFFVMIMTNFIMNVAAIAISLPVALVIAPYLGVAPEVILYASLVMAGMPFLLLVGAAPNAIAYDSGQFTTGEFFGLGIPASLLLMILVGLAVLVIWPIMGMPITLPAGG from the coding sequence ATGGAGACCGCACGCACCGTAAAATCCAACTTTGACTGGAAACGCCTGGTGTTCATGCTCACAGGCGTCCTGCTTTTCACCATCGTCTATTTCAGCTCCCCCTGGCCCGACGCCATCGACCCCATGGGCGAGCATTTTCCCCTGTCCCTCCAGGCCAAGGGCGCCATCGCCGTGTTCCTGCTGGCCGGCACATGGTGGGTCTTCGAAGTCGTGCCCATCGGCGTCACTTCGCTGATGATCGGCATTCTCCAGGTCATGTTCCTGATCCGTCCGGCCAAGGTGGCCTTCAAGGATTTCATGGACCCGTCGGTCCTGTTCATCTTCGCCTCCATCATGATCGGACTGGTCTTCACCAAGACCGGCCTGACCAAACGGCTGGCCTACAAGATGCTCGACATCGTGGGCGAACGCACCTCGATGATCTATCTCGGCGTGTTCGTGGTCACCGCCGCCCTGACCCACATCATGGCCCACACCGCCGTGGCCGCGACCATCTACCCGCTGCTGCTGGCCATCTACGCCCTATACGGCGAAGGCGACCGGCCGACCAAATTCGGCAAGGGGCTGTTCATCGGCATGGCCTATGTGGCCGGCGCGGGCTCCATCGTCACCCTGCTCGGCGCGGCGCGCGGCGCGGTGGCCCTCGGCTTCTTCAAGGAAATCGTGGGCGTGGACGTGGGCTTCTTCCAACTGACCTACTACATGGCCCCCATCGGCTGGGGTATGACCTTCCTGCTGTGGGGCTTCTTCATGATCGTCTGCAAACCCGAGAAGGACCGCATTCCCGGATTGCGCGAAAAAGCCCGCGAACTCAACGCCAAGATGGGCAGCCTGACCCGCGAGGAGATCCTGGCCGCCGTCATCGTCGCCTCGGTCATCATCATCATGTCCCTGCGGGCCTTCATCCCGGCGCTCAAAGCCGTGGACAAGACCGCCATCATCCTCTGTTCCTCGGTCCTCTTCTTCATCTTCAAGATCCTGGACCTCAAGGACCTCGAAGACATCCCCTGGAACATCATCCTGCTCTTCGCGGGAGCCATGTCCATCGGCTTCTGTCTGTGGGAGACCGGCGCGGCCAAGTGGATGGCCGTCAACTGGCTGGTCATGTTCCAGGAGGCCAACTGGTTCATCTTCGTCATGTCCATAGCCTTCTTCGTGATGATCATGACCAACTTCATCATGAACGTGGCGGCGATCGCCATATCCCTTCCAGTGGCCCTGGTCATCGCCCCCTACCTGGGCGTGGCCCCCGAAGTCATCCTGTACGCTTCCCTGGTCATGGCGGGCATGCCCTTCCTGCTCCTGGTGGGCGCGGCGCCCAACGCCATCGCCTACGACTCCGGACAGTTCACCACCGGTGAGTTCTTCGGACTGGGCATCCCGGCATCCCTGCTGCTCATGATCCTGGTCGGCCTGGCCGTCCTGGTCATCTGGCCGATCATGGGCATGCCCATCACCCTCCCCGCCGGAGGTTAG
- a CDS encoding NifB/NifX family molybdenum-iron cluster-binding protein: protein MENILIPLMDNELSPRFDLAPEVLIVSITRETSAMGTLSERVVTFETPSAEAMYRLVMAENIQTIICSGMEKEVFEFLKRKGINVLDNVCGPVDPILEAYLAGQLSPGQNYF, encoded by the coding sequence ATGGAAAACATCCTCATCCCGCTCATGGACAACGAGCTGTCCCCCCGTTTCGACCTCGCCCCGGAGGTGTTGATCGTCTCCATCACCCGCGAAACCAGCGCCATGGGCACCCTCAGCGAACGGGTCGTCACCTTCGAGACTCCGTCGGCCGAGGCCATGTACCGCCTGGTCATGGCCGAGAACATCCAGACCATCATCTGCTCGGGCATGGAAAAAGAGGTCTTCGAATTCCTCAAGCGCAAGGGAATCAACGTCCTGGACAACGTCTGCGGTCCGGTGGACCCCATTCTCGAAGCCTATCTGGCCGGTCAACTCTCGCCCGGCCAAAATTATTTCTAG